The following coding sequences lie in one Arachis ipaensis cultivar K30076 chromosome B05, Araip1.1, whole genome shotgun sequence genomic window:
- the LOC107641294 gene encoding uncharacterized protein LOC107641294 — MCCNGGKVSLPQVNAPQELLDIFLDPSAEGNHFRKHIRGYNHVFSFTSCGVHIDEQLASARHGIYTFRAQGSMYHSIGGFHPGQGARPRFLQLYIYDTDHELQNRMLENTQLHESLVLKLQQLLHQYNSFIHVFRQLAQRLDVQECSLVIRERPANQPQYSLPTASQVAAIIVGDDIETMVRGRDIKVQTHAGNLRRIQEFVGYYDPLQYPLFFPFGTHGWDINTRTQRENKVSCRTYYSYMLQIRPNDHSTVLQAGRLLQQYVVDNYVKMKTCKLRWVRQRQRELRAELYQGLQDALHTGENNAENVGRRTILPSSFVGSRRDMTQRYEDGMAIVLKEGKPDIFLTMTCNPSWSEIASELSPTQTPQDRPDLTTRIFRAKFEQLKQDVITKGVLGKVKSYIYVTEFQKRGLPHVHMLLILENNDKLSDPDQYDSLVQAEIPCKETEPHLHEAVLRHMVHGSCGTLNQSSPCMKNGQCKRNYPKEFVPETRRGDDSYPQYRRRFDTPIPINQNVTIDNRWVVPYNPWLLLKYDCHINVEICNSIKRIKYLYKYCYKGPDRVAMEVHKRSHYDEVQQFIDARWIAAPEACWRIFRFNLYRMYPSVERLQVHLPNQHQVSFYEHQTISEIVNNDYFSRTMLTEFFALNRADDQQSRHLLYREIPEYYSWHSKEKEWHRRRSQKRAIGRIYTVSPTEGEKFYLRILLSNVRGPTGWDDLLTVDGIQYSSFRKSAQHRGLLESDSSIRSCLVEASILRMPCALRRMFATILIFCEPTDVRSLWDEFLSCMVDDYASTSTTTCNGLTNRLFRDLNDILLQHGKHIGQYDLPALTSDNDNDNFMPRIIQEEMSIEVPQEDLCSIERLNHDQSAAFRCIMNTIDRRESGVFFVDGPGGAGKTFLYRAIIADLRSKGHIVLVTASSGIATTLLLGGRTAHSRFKIPINAEPSSTCNISKQSDLAKLIRQ, encoded by the exons ATGTGTTGCAATGGAGGAAAAGTCTCTTTGCCCCAAGTAAATGCTCCTCAGGAATTACTAGACATCTTCTTAGACCCTTCTGCAGAAGGGAACCATTTTAGGAAACACATTCGTGGTTACAATCATGTTTTTTCATTCACTTCGTGTGGTGTACACATAGACGAACAATTAGCTTCAGCAAGACATGGTATATATACATTCCGTGCTCAAGGATCAATGTACCACAGTATAGGAGGATTTCATCCGGGTCAGGGGGCGCGGCCACGCTTCTTGCAACTATATATATACGATACTGATCACGAGTTACAAAATAGGATGCTGGAGAACACACAACTGCATGAAAGTTTGGTTTTGAAGCTACAACAATTGTTGCACCAATATAATTCTTTTATCCATGTATTCCGCCAGCTTGCACAACGACTAGATGTGCAAGAGTGTAGTTTGGTGATCAGAGAGCGACCTGCTAATCAACCACAATACAGTCTCCCAACTGCTTCACAAGTAGCAGCCATAATAGTCGGTGATGATATTGAAACAATGGTGCGAGGACGGGATATCAAGGTTCAAACCCATGCTGGTAACCTCAGAAGGATTCAAGAGTTTGTTGGGTATTACGATCCACTACAATATCCTCTTTTTTTTCCATTTGGAACCCATGGATGGGATATAAATACTCGAACTCAACGTGAAAACAAAGTATCATGCCGGACATATTATAGCTATATGCTCCAG ATCCGCCCCAATGATCACTCAACAGTTTTGCAAGCGGGGCGACTTCTTCAACAATATGTTGTTGACAACTATGTGAAAATGAAAACATGCAAGTTAAGATGGGTTCGACAAAGACAAAGGGAACTTCGAGCTGAACTGTATCAAGGCTTGCAAGATGCTTTGCACACAGGAGAGAATAATGCTG AAAATGTTGGCAGAAGAACGATATTACCATCGTCGTTCGTGGGCAGTCGTCGAGACATGACTCAACGGTACGAGGATGGAATGGCTATTGTTCTTAAAGAAGGAAAACCAGATATTTTTCTAACTATGACATGCAATCCATCATGGTCAGAAATAGCTTCGGAACTCAGTCCTACTCAAACTCCACAGGATCGTCCGGATCTGACAACTAGGATTTTCAGAGCCAAATTCGAACAATTAAAACAGGATGTTATTACCAAAGGTGTACTGGGAAAGGTGAAAAGTTATATTTATGTCACCGAATTTCAGAAAAGAGGATTGCCACACGTACATATGTTGCTAATCTTAGAAAACAATGACAAATTGAGTGATCCTGACCAATATGATAGTTTGGTCCAAGCGGAAATACCATGTAAAGAAACAGAACCACACTTACATGAGGCAGTGCTAAGGCATATGGTCCATGGTTCTTGCGGAACACTAAATCAATCTTCACCGTGCATGAAGAACGGTCAATGTAAACGCAACTACCCAAAAGAGTTCGTACCAGAGACACGACGAGGTGATGACTCATATCCTCAATATAGGAGGCGATTTGATACTCCAATTCCTATCAACCAAAATGTCACCATTGACAATAGATGGGTGGTTCCGTACAACCCTTGGCTACTACTGAAGTATGATTGCCATATCAATGTAGAGATATGTAACAGTATCAAGAGGATAAAATATCTATACAAGTATTGCTATAAGGGACCAGACCGTGTGGCAATGGAGGTTCACAAAAGATCTCATTATGATGAGGTGCAACAGTTTATTGATGCAAGATGGATTGCCGCTCCAGAGGCATGCTGGAGGATATTTCGATTCAACCTTTACCGAATGTACCCATCAGTTGAGAGGTTGCAAGTTCATTTGCCAAATCAACATCAAGTGAGCTTTTATGAGCACCAAACTATTTCTGAAATAGTTAATAATGACTATTTCTCAAGAACAATGCTCACTGAATTCTTTGCACTTAATCGGGCCGATGACCAACAATCTAGACATCTTTTGTACAGGGAAATTCCAGAATATTACAGTTGGCACAGCAAGGAAAAAGAATGGCATCGACGCAGGTCACAAAAGAGAGCTATTGGTCGGATCTATACCGTTTCGCCAACAGAAGGTGAAAAATTCTATTTGCGTATTCTATTGTCAAATGTAAGAGGCCCAACTGGTTGGGATGATTTGCTAACGGTCGATGGTATCCAATATTCGTCCTTTAGGAAATCCGCTCAGCATCGAGGACTGTTGGAGAGTGATAGTAGTATAAGATCATGTTTGGTTGAGGCATCCATTTTGAGAATGCCATGCGCTTTAAGAAGGATGTTTGCCACCATTCTAATTTTTTGTGAGCCAACAGATGTAAGAAGTTTGTGGGACGAGTTTCTTTCATGTATGGTGGATGATTACGCATCAACAAGCACTACAACCTGCAATGGGTTGACAAATCGTTTGTTTAGGGATTTAAATGACATCCTCCTACAACATGGAAAACATATTGGACAATACGATTTACCAGCTCTAACCTCGGACAACGACAACGACAACTTCATGCCTAGAATTATTCAAGAAGAAATGTCCATCGAAGTTCCTCAAGAAGACCTGTGTTCTATAGAAAGATTGAATCATGACCAGTCTGCAGCTTTCAGGTGCATTATGAATACAATTGATCGAAGAGAAAGTGGAGTGTTCTTCGTGGATGGACCAGGAGGAGCAGGTAAGACATTTCTTTACAGAGCTATAATTGCAGACTTAAGAAGTAAAGGGCATATTGTCTTGGTAACTGCGTCCTCAGGAATAGCTACAACTTTACTGCTTGGTGGTCGAACAGCTCATTCTAGATTTAAGATCCCAATCAATGCAGAGCCATCCTCCACGTGCAATATAAGTAAACAATCTGATCTTGCAAAACTGATTAGGCAGTGA